From the genome of Epinephelus moara isolate mb chromosome 10, YSFRI_EMoa_1.0, whole genome shotgun sequence, one region includes:
- the LOC126396840 gene encoding protein wntless homolog translates to MAGAIIENMSTRKLVFLGCFILVFQVLCIMVGALIAPSPTSAIRYLATKCINRHRARGWLVPWGPNRCQQIHSFDEPLAKTLDANDIVFAVHVPLPNKEMSPWFQYMLAVLQYDIAFKMINQIEDDVIITIDAGLAYRDDLRSEWTTKFHSVVQRPLRCIFAAPKTYENEGRFYHCDPVPFMELGCVAHKYYLINLRLPVNDTVNVGIGEIKDIHVVGIHQNGGFTKVWISMKTVFSPWIFVATAWYWHRISLMARPPVLLEKVIFALGISMTLLNVPVEWLSLGFEWTWMLLFEDAQQGVFYATLFCFWIIFCGEHLMDQSQRNRLSAYWWQVGLVMFGSFILLIFDLSERGVHLTNPFYSVWASEIGAKVAIAFINVAGISVCLYFLSLCVMVRCVFRNIGGKIQQLPAMPEARRLRYKGIIFRFKFLMLVTLACAAMTVIFFILNQVSEGHWHWGDYTLQVHSAFLTGIYGMWNLYVFTIIFLYAPSHKHNRNKSGDSQQTDVLEKPESQDTQLSCGEQGPTETYRITGKVAEE, encoded by the exons atggcAGGAGCAATCATAGAAAACATGAGCACCAGGAAATTGGTTTTCTTGGGCTGctttattcttgtttttcaaGTTCTTTGCATCATGGTCGGAGCATTAATTG CTCCCAGTCCCACCAGCGCCATTCGCTACTTAGCCACCAAATGTATTAATCGCCACAGGGCACGCGGCTGGCTCGTGCCGTGGGGACCCAACCGGTGCCAGCAGATTCACAGCTTCGATGAGCCTCTGGCAAAAACGCTGGATGCCAACGacattgtttttgctgtgcATGTGCCTCTTCCCAACAAGGAGATGAGTCCCTGGTTTCAGTACATGCTGGCTGTTCTACAGTATGACATCGCATTCAAAATGATCAATCAGATTG AAGATGATGTAATCATCACTATTGATGCTGGCCTGGCATACAGGGATGATTTGAGATCTGAGTGGACCACAAAGTTTCACTCAGTGGTGCAAAGGCCTCTCAGGTGCATATTTGCAGCCCCTAAG ACGTATGAAAACGAAGGCCGCTTTTACCACTGTGACCCCGTACCATTCATGGAACTGGGATGTGTAGCCCACAAATATTATCTGATTAACCTGCGCTTGCCAGTGAACGACACAGTGAATGTTGGTATTGGAGAAATAAAAGACATCCATGTGGTG GGCATCCACCAGAATGGAGGCTTCACTAAAGTGTGGATCAGCATGAAGACTGTGTTCAGTCCCTGGATATTTGTGGCAACAGCTTGGTACTGGCACAGGATCAGCCTCATGGCAAGACCTCCGGTCCTTTTGGAAAA GGTGATTTTTGCTCTGGGTATCTCTATGACGCTCCTGAATGTGCCAGTGGAGTGGCTCTCCCTGGGCTTTGAGTGGACATGGATGCTGCTGTTTGAAGATGCCCAGCAGGGCGTCTTCTATGCCACACTCTTCTGCTTCTGGATCATCTTCTGTGGTGAACACCTCATG GACCAAAGTCAGAGGAATCGGCTCTCAGCATACTGGTGGCAGGTTGGACTGGTGATGTTCGGCTCATTTATCCTCCTCATATTTGACCTAAGTGAAAG GGGCGTTCATTTGACCAacccattctacagtgtttggGCATCAGAAATTGGGGCGAAGGTGGCA ATCGCCTTCATTAATGTGGCAggcatttctgtctgtctgtatttcCTCTCCCTGTGTGTCATGGTGCGTTGTGTGTTCAGGAACATTGGTGGGAAAATACAGCAACTTCCTGCAATGCCTGAGGCCAGAAGACTGCGTTATAAG GGTATAATTTTCAGGTTCAAGTTTTTGATGCTGGTAACTCTAGCGTGTGCAGCCATGACGGTGATCTTCTTTATCTTAAATCAA GTCAGCGAGGGTCACTGGCACTGGGGAGACTACACGCTCCAAGTCCACAGTGCTTTCCTCACAGGGATCTACGGCATGTGGAACCTGTATGTTTTCACCATTATCTTCCTCTATGCCCCCTCCCACAAGCACAACAGGAACAAGTCAGGAGACAGTCAGCAAACAG ATGTGCTGGAGAAGCCGGAGAGTCAAGACACCCAGCTGTCGTGTGGAGAGCAGGGGCCGACGGAGACCTACAGGATCACAGGGAAGGTGGCTGAGGAATAA
- the dr1 gene encoding protein Dr1, with amino-acid sequence MASSSGNDDDLTIPRAAINKMIKETLPNVRVANDARELVVNCCTEFIHLISSEANEICNKSDKKTISPEHVINALESLGFASYITEVKDVLQECKTVALKRRKASSRLENLGIPEEELLRQQQELFAKARQQQAELAQQEWLQMQQAAQQAQMAAASASAAQQAGSSQDEDEEDDM; translated from the exons ATGGCTTCTTCCTCTGGAAACGACGACGACCTCACCATCCCCAGAGCAGCTATCAACAAGATGATTAAAGAAACTCTCCCTAACGTACGAGTGGCTAACGACGCCAGGGAGCTGGTGGTTAACTGTTGTACAGAGTTCATACACCTCATATCCTCAGAAGCCAATGAAATATGCAACAAGTCCGACAAGAAGACCATATCTCCTGAGCATGTCATCAATG cCCTCGAGAGCCTTGGTTTCGCATCATACATCACAGAGGTGAAAGACGTCCTCCAGGAGTGTAAAACTGTCGctctgaagaggaggaaggcCAGCTCTCGACTGGAGAACCTGGGTATACCCGAGGAAGAGCTCCTCAGACAACAACAGGAATTATTTGCCAAG GCGCGGCAGCAGCAGGCGGAGCTCGCCCAGCAGGAGTGGTTACAGATGCAGCAGGCCGCCCAACAGGCACAGATGGCGGCGGCATCTGCCAGCGCCGCCCAGCAGGCCGGCTCCTCTCAGGACGAAGACGAAGAGGATGACATGTGA
- the zgc:109982 gene encoding retinol dehydrogenase 8: MAQKVVLITGCSSGIGLALAARIAKDEKKRFMVYATMRNLSKAEPLVEAAGRTLGRTLEIKQLDVCDEVSIKACVDSLPERRVDILISNAGMGLIGPIECQSIDEMKTVMDTNFFGLVRLLKEILPDMKRRKKGHIVVISSVMGIQGILFNDVYAASKFAVEGFCESLAVQALRFQLNISLIEPGPVITEFERKVFEEGMKTDLSKADKITADMFQNIYLKNYGQIFETLGQTAEDVAEHTIKIITMDNPPFRHQTNMLYTPMTTLKYADPNGDLPIETFYKMVFEHDKVFNASLNFLKLLRWRSRKSFTLEKDKTN, from the exons ATGGCCCAGAAGGTGGTACTCATCACAGGCTGCTCCTCTGGGATCGGCCTCGCCTTGGCTGCCCGCATCGCAAAAGATGAGAAGAAAAGGTTCATGG TCTATGCCACCATGAGGAACCTCAGTAAGGCTGAGCCGCTGGTTGAGGCTGCAGGTCGGACGTTGGGCAGGACTTTGGAAATCAAACAGTTGGATGTATGTGACGAAGTCTCTATCAAAGCCTGTGTGGACAGCCTGCCTGAGCGCAGGGTGGACATTCTCA TAAGTAATGCTGGGATGGGTCTGATTGGACCCATTGAGTGTCAGTCTATCGATGAGATGAAGACCGTCATGGACACCAACTTCTTTGGGCTTGTGCGGTTGCTGAAGGAAATCCTACCTGacatgaagaggaggaaaaaaggcCATATTGTGGTCATTAGTAGCGTCATGGGCATTCAGG GAATTCTATTCAATGACGTCTATGCAGCATCCAAGTTTGCAGTGGAAGGCTTCTGCGAAAGCCTAGCAGTGCAAGCCCTGAGGTTTCAACTCAA TATCAGCCTGATAGAGCCCGGTCCAGTGATAACAGAGTTCGAGCGTAAGGTCTTTGAGGAGGGCATGAAGACTGATCTCAGCAAAGCTGACAAAATCACTGCTGACATGTTCCAGAACATCTACTTGAAGAACTATGGTCAGATCTTCGAAACCCTCGGGCAGACTGCTGAGGATGTAGCAGAG CATACCATCAAGATCATCACCATGGATAATCCCCCTTTCCGTCATCAGACAAACATGCTTTACACCCCTATGACCACACTGAAATACGCTGACCCCAATGGCGACCTCCCAATtgaaacattttacaaaatggtGTTTGAGCACGACAAGGTCTTCAACGCCAGTCTGAACTTCCTCAAACTTCTGCGCTGGAGAAGTCGAAAGAGCTTTACCTTGGAGAAGGACAAGACCAATTAA